A single genomic interval of Lentimicrobium saccharophilum harbors:
- a CDS encoding fibronectin type III domain-containing protein yields MNVRKMSKYLMPAVIALLLTDAFAQVKTPAGFDKPVFLVSETTPDLIYLQWFSKGDRPAPDFMPLRYEGDNPVEAKGVKAIMRSADTTFYSFFDTTVLKTPRQENLQYFMVQLDTNRIAGNSSSITLISPMGSRFWFISTKAGKDSKMLGINLEWALNGNQSVQRIEIERSQHPDKDFSLLATLPADQTRFTDLEIKPDKVYYYRILAVPADKNQTIASNVIFSAAFNPQAPAPPWLVRSKRLKGGVSLQYRVSDAEATGIRIYRNDGITPELRVVSDLLRPNDSLLISWIDTSGTLSGGITYIFAAKTESSSFVESTFSELTYLRPKLSLPPEAPSDFTVYEEDRKVVMHWKNQGNQNNIIAGYWLQRQSEGEAFGSLLPENEILKINSFTDDTAEPGKLYIYRLFSVDIDGNRSAAAAIATLRTGQSLPVPPFALQAVSAGAGIQLEWGEVSYDGLSSINIYRYERGKAPVKLTSIPGESTEYTDADTLAGVRYFYYLTTTHENGMESGASEECSCTR; encoded by the coding sequence ATGAACGTTAGAAAAATGAGTAAATATCTGATGCCGGCAGTCATTGCCCTGTTACTGACGGATGCCTTTGCACAGGTTAAGACCCCGGCAGGGTTCGACAAACCGGTTTTTCTTGTCAGCGAAACAACGCCGGACCTGATATACCTGCAATGGTTCAGCAAAGGCGATCGACCGGCTCCGGATTTTATGCCGCTGCGCTATGAAGGGGACAATCCGGTGGAGGCCAAAGGAGTCAAAGCTATTATGCGAAGCGCTGATACAACCTTCTATTCCTTCTTCGACACCACTGTGCTGAAAACTCCACGTCAGGAAAATCTGCAATACTTTATGGTTCAGCTGGATACAAACCGCATCGCAGGTAACAGCAGCAGCATCACACTGATTTCTCCGATGGGTTCCAGGTTCTGGTTTATTTCCACAAAAGCCGGAAAAGATAGCAAAATGCTGGGCATCAATCTGGAATGGGCGCTCAACGGGAATCAATCGGTTCAAAGGATTGAAATTGAACGCAGCCAACATCCTGACAAAGACTTTTCGCTGCTGGCGACCCTTCCTGCCGATCAAACCCGGTTTACCGATCTGGAGATCAAACCCGATAAAGTTTATTATTACCGGATTCTGGCAGTACCGGCAGATAAAAACCAGACTATTGCGAGTAATGTAATCTTCAGTGCAGCGTTCAACCCTCAGGCTCCCGCGCCGCCATGGCTGGTGAGGTCAAAACGCCTGAAAGGAGGCGTATCATTGCAATACAGGGTGAGTGACGCGGAAGCCACCGGTATCCGCATTTACCGGAACGACGGGATTACCCCTGAATTGCGCGTGGTGAGCGACCTCCTCAGACCCAACGATTCGCTGTTGATTTCCTGGATCGATACATCAGGAACATTGTCGGGAGGCATTACCTATATTTTTGCCGCCAAAACCGAAAGCAGCAGTTTCGTGGAAAGCACATTTTCTGAGCTTACCTATCTCAGGCCTAAACTCAGCCTCCCACCTGAAGCGCCTTCAGATTTCACAGTCTATGAAGAAGACCGGAAGGTGGTGATGCACTGGAAAAATCAGGGAAACCAAAATAATATAATCGCCGGTTACTGGTTGCAGCGACAGTCAGAAGGGGAGGCATTCGGATCATTACTTCCTGAGAATGAAATTCTGAAAATAAACAGTTTTACGGATGATACTGCAGAGCCCGGAAAACTGTACATCTACAGGTTGTTTTCGGTTGATATTGACGGTAACCGGAGTGCTGCAGCCGCCATCGCCACCCTGCGCACCGGACAAAGTCTGCCTGTTCCTCCCTTTGCCCTTCAGGCCGTTTCTGCCGGAGCCGGCATTCAGCTTGAATGGGGTGAGGTAAGCTACGATGGTTTATCTTCAATCAATATTTACCGTTACGAAAGGGGAAAAGCACCGGTGAAACTGACAAGTATCCCGGGTGAAAGCACAGAATATACTGATGCGGATACACTGGCTGGCGTACGCTATTTCTATTACCTCACCACAACCCACGAAAACGGAATGGAGAGCGGGGCCTCGGAAGAGTGCAGCTGCACGAGGTAG
- a CDS encoding DUF2141 domain-containing protein: protein MKNLIIPPKGLPDNNDKKYLRKMTGKIVNGSSTVTFDNLPAGRYAVNILHDENKDGRINRGLLMPKEGIGFSNFQSVGFSNRPSFLKASFDLLGDKHVMVKIIYM from the coding sequence GTGAAGAATCTCATAATTCCTCCCAAAGGTTTACCGGACAATAATGATAAAAAATACTTACGAAAAATGACCGGGAAAATCGTAAACGGCAGCTCAACCGTAACATTCGATAATCTTCCGGCAGGGAGATACGCGGTTAATATTCTGCACGATGAAAATAAGGATGGCAGGATTAACAGAGGCCTTTTAATGCCAAAAGAAGGGATTGGATTTTCGAATTTTCAGTCTGTTGGATTTTCAAACAGGCCATCCTTTTTGAAAGCTTCATTTGATTTGCTGGGCGATAAGCATGTTATGGTTAAAATTATTTACATGTAA
- a CDS encoding efflux RND transporter permease subunit, with amino-acid sequence MNITKISINRPSLIIVLFSVFTLLGIIGFKNLGYELLPDFNQPVIVIKTMYPGAEPDEVETSVSRKVEDALSNLEGVDYLETKSMPNASVIIANLKYGTDLSIAMQDAQRYIDNIRKDLPADILSPVMSKVSPNDLPIISISATSNLPATEFYQKMKDDYLPQMQQLKGVAEITMLGGEEREIQVKADQDKLKLYKISLYQVVEAINRSGIDLPAGKAQTDKESNSVRLTGKFASVKDIMNVQVAMPMPGSPVYVKDVANVVDGVKEVSSVSRYNGKNGIGLLLKKQGDANAVEVSKLVREKLQQIEAANTQYGVKFAVADDSTDLTIAAVNSVVFDLILAVILVSLVMFLFLRSYRNSLIVLVAIPTSLITAFAVMWLMGFTLNLMTLLAMSLIIGILVDDAIVILENIQRHIDMGKDKAAAALEGRMEIGFSAISITLVDVVVFLPILFLQVFVADMLKQFSIVVITSTLTSLLVGFTLVPWLASRIGKKEDLQPTNIINRFLLWFERQLSAFTNWYGHQLEWVLSHKLFFSGIVIFLLVMTGVMMQQGIIGKEMMSTGDQGKFRLNLEYDKTTTVQENNIRSREIENFILQQPEVSTLFSNVAGPGTGIGSSGVGSANLSEFTIQLKPEKERDINTETFMKSLREALNKEFAGVNFSMAVLGLLPKQAPIKITLSGNDPALVMKTGDELKAAIEQIPGADNVQLSVKEGSPEYKVIPDKDKMQRLGLNTAYVGLNLRTAFTGNDDASLTENGTEYPVRIWLDDFDRRNFEDVQRLSVVNPMNIPVELSQFAAVKQDNSPSLLERLDRQPSVTITSESFGRPSGTLADDVIDFLEKKPLPEGVKLTWGADIKTQNESFGALGSVLIISFLLIYLIMIALYDSYIYPFVALFAIPMAAIGAFLALNLSLNDLTLFAQLGLIMLMGLVTKNAILIVDFTNQLKAQGRHFKEALIIAGKERMRPILMTTLSMAIGMLPIALAKGTASEWKNGLAWVIIGGLLSSMILTVYLVPMMYYIVDTIKEKLADRKASRKALKAGLMVEHEL; translated from the coding sequence ATGAACATTACAAAAATATCAATCAACCGGCCGTCGCTGATCATCGTTCTTTTCAGCGTATTTACCCTTTTGGGGATCATAGGCTTTAAAAATCTGGGCTATGAGCTGTTGCCCGACTTTAACCAACCGGTCATAGTAATAAAAACAATGTATCCCGGGGCAGAGCCGGATGAAGTTGAAACCTCTGTATCCAGAAAGGTAGAGGATGCTCTGTCAAATCTTGAAGGCGTTGACTACCTGGAAACCAAATCGATGCCCAATGCCTCTGTCATTATCGCCAACCTGAAATATGGCACGGATCTGAGCATTGCCATGCAGGATGCCCAGCGCTACATTGACAATATCCGCAAAGACCTGCCTGCCGATATCTTAAGTCCGGTCATGAGCAAGGTTTCTCCGAACGATCTGCCGATCATTTCGATCAGCGCAACAAGTAACCTGCCGGCAACTGAGTTTTACCAGAAAATGAAAGATGATTACCTGCCTCAGATGCAGCAGCTTAAAGGCGTTGCCGAAATTACGATGCTGGGTGGTGAAGAACGCGAAATTCAGGTAAAGGCAGATCAGGATAAATTGAAACTTTATAAAATCTCACTTTATCAGGTTGTAGAAGCCATCAATCGCTCAGGAATCGATTTGCCTGCCGGTAAGGCGCAAACCGATAAGGAAAGCAATTCTGTAAGGTTGACCGGGAAATTTGCAAGTGTAAAAGATATTATGAATGTTCAGGTGGCTATGCCGATGCCCGGAAGTCCGGTTTATGTTAAAGATGTAGCCAATGTAGTTGACGGTGTGAAGGAGGTAAGTTCCGTAAGCCGTTATAACGGCAAAAACGGGATAGGGCTTTTATTGAAAAAGCAAGGGGATGCCAATGCCGTGGAAGTTTCAAAACTGGTTCGTGAAAAACTACAGCAGATCGAAGCGGCCAATACACAGTATGGAGTGAAGTTTGCGGTTGCCGATGATTCAACCGATCTGACGATTGCAGCGGTAAATTCAGTGGTGTTCGACCTGATACTGGCGGTGATCCTGGTTTCGCTGGTTATGTTCCTGTTCTTGCGCAGCTACCGGAATTCTCTGATCGTACTGGTTGCCATTCCAACCTCTCTGATTACAGCCTTTGCGGTGATGTGGCTGATGGGTTTCACCTTAAATCTGATGACCCTACTGGCCATGTCGCTGATTATCGGGATTCTGGTGGATGATGCCATTGTGATTCTTGAAAACATTCAGCGTCACATCGACATGGGCAAGGACAAGGCAGCCGCGGCATTGGAAGGACGCATGGAGATTGGTTTTTCGGCCATTTCAATCACCCTGGTCGATGTAGTGGTGTTTCTGCCTATTTTGTTTTTGCAGGTGTTTGTGGCCGATATGCTGAAACAGTTTTCCATTGTAGTAATCACTTCAACCCTTACCAGCTTGCTGGTCGGGTTTACGCTGGTCCCCTGGCTGGCCTCGCGAATCGGGAAAAAGGAAGATTTGCAACCCACCAACATCATTAACCGTTTCCTGCTCTGGTTCGAAAGGCAGTTATCAGCATTTACCAATTGGTATGGCCATCAGTTGGAATGGGTTCTTTCGCATAAACTGTTCTTTTCAGGAATTGTGATTTTTCTCCTGGTAATGACGGGCGTTATGATGCAGCAGGGTATCATAGGCAAGGAAATGATGTCAACGGGTGATCAGGGAAAATTCCGGCTGAACCTGGAATATGACAAAACTACCACCGTGCAGGAGAACAATATCCGGTCCCGGGAAATAGAGAATTTTATACTGCAACAGCCTGAGGTGTCAACACTTTTCAGTAATGTGGCCGGGCCTGGCACAGGGATCGGGAGTTCAGGCGTTGGCTCAGCCAATCTCTCGGAATTCACCATTCAGTTGAAGCCTGAAAAAGAAAGGGATATAAATACAGAAACTTTTATGAAATCGCTTCGTGAAGCGCTGAATAAAGAGTTTGCCGGTGTTAATTTTTCTATGGCTGTGTTAGGTTTACTTCCTAAGCAGGCACCCATAAAAATTACCCTGAGCGGCAACGATCCGGCCCTGGTAATGAAAACGGGCGATGAGCTGAAAGCCGCGATAGAACAGATTCCGGGTGCCGATAATGTGCAGTTGTCGGTTAAAGAAGGAAGCCCCGAATACAAGGTGATCCCCGATAAGGACAAGATGCAGCGCCTGGGCTTGAATACTGCTTATGTTGGATTAAACTTAAGAACCGCTTTTACAGGAAACGATGATGCTTCTTTAACTGAAAACGGAACTGAATATCCTGTAAGGATATGGCTGGATGACTTTGACCGCAGGAACTTTGAGGATGTGCAGCGACTTTCTGTGGTAAATCCGATGAATATTCCTGTTGAATTGTCGCAATTTGCAGCAGTGAAACAGGACAACTCGCCATCGTTACTCGAACGACTTGACAGGCAGCCGTCAGTTACAATTACGTCGGAATCGTTCGGGAGGCCCTCGGGAACCCTGGCGGATGATGTAATTGACTTCCTGGAGAAGAAACCTTTGCCCGAAGGCGTGAAGCTGACCTGGGGCGCCGATATCAAAACACAGAATGAAAGTTTCGGGGCTTTGGGTTCGGTGCTGATTATCTCATTTTTATTGATCTACCTGATTATGATTGCCCTTTATGACAGCTACATCTATCCGTTTGTGGCTTTGTTCGCCATCCCGATGGCCGCCATCGGGGCATTCCTGGCGTTAAACCTGTCGTTAAACGACCTTACCCTGTTTGCACAGTTGGGATTGATCATGCTTATGGGTCTGGTGACAAAAAATGCCATCCTGATTGTGGATTTTACAAACCAGTTAAAAGCGCAGGGCAGGCATTTCAAAGAAGCACTCATCATCGCCGGCAAAGAGCGAATGCGGCCGATTTTAATGACGACACTATCCATGGCAATCGGTATGTTGCCCATTGCTTTGGCTAAAGGTACCGCAAGCGAATGGAAAAACGGCCTGGCATGGGTTATTATCGGAGGATTGCTTTCATCTATGATTCTGACGGTGTATCTGGTCCCTATGATGTATTACATCGTAGATACGATAAAGGAAAAGCTGGCGGATAGAAAAGCAAGTCGTAAAGCCTTAAAGGCAGGTCTGATGGTTGAGCATGAATTGTGA